A genomic window from Planococcus rifietoensis includes:
- a CDS encoding DUF3267 domain-containing protein, whose protein sequence is MHCWKTINVKKQYGSDRLFFISALIGAGVFTSYYMLLAIMYADPLSDQNFLLFMIGMLAIYPIHKLLHLLPLLGSRKCLKISLRKQLKLCPTISLYIKEPVRKSRFMLALVAPFAVINTTIIALSIIWPAYSHYFAILLAYHSALSVTDLIYIRNLARSPRHALIEETDTGFEILVPQPIA, encoded by the coding sequence ATGCATTGCTGGAAAACAATTAACGTCAAAAAACAATACGGTTCTGACCGCCTGTTCTTCATTTCCGCGCTGATCGGCGCCGGGGTGTTCACCAGCTATTACATGTTGCTGGCCATCATGTATGCCGACCCGTTATCCGACCAGAACTTTTTGCTGTTCATGATCGGGATGCTGGCGATCTACCCTATCCATAAACTTTTGCACCTTCTGCCTTTACTCGGAAGCCGCAAATGCCTGAAAATCAGCCTGCGCAAACAACTGAAGCTGTGCCCGACGATTTCTTTGTATATCAAAGAACCGGTGCGGAAATCGCGCTTCATGTTGGCGCTTGTGGCACCATTTGCAGTCATCAACACGACCATTATCGCGCTGAGCATCATTTGGCCGGCTTACAGCCATTATTTCGCCATTTTGCTTGCATACCATAGCGCTTTGTCCGTTACGGATTTGATTTATATCCGCAACTTGGCACGCTCGCCGCGGCACGCACTCATCGAAGAGACAGACACTGGATTCGAGATCCTGGTGCCGCAGCCAATTGCCTGA
- a CDS encoding HTH-type transcriptional regulator Hpr — protein MKEAMLYSQRIGQLSKALWKAVEKDWQMWIKPYDLNINEHHILWISYHLKGASISDVAKFGVMHVSTAFNFSKKLEERELLSFSKRDTDKRNTYVELTQKGEELMQEMIERYHDTPHSVVDGSLPLRNLYGKFPEFMDVMAIIRNIYGDDFMEIFEASFKNIENRFNEENHVLTENKNG, from the coding sequence ATGAAAGAAGCTATGCTGTACAGCCAAAGAATTGGGCAATTATCGAAAGCATTATGGAAAGCAGTCGAGAAAGATTGGCAGATGTGGATAAAACCTTATGACCTGAATATTAATGAACATCACATTTTATGGATTTCCTACCATTTGAAAGGAGCATCCATTTCCGATGTGGCGAAATTTGGGGTCATGCATGTCTCCACAGCATTCAATTTTTCGAAAAAACTTGAAGAACGCGAATTGCTGTCCTTCTCGAAACGCGATACCGACAAACGCAATACATATGTGGAATTGACGCAAAAAGGCGAAGAGTTGATGCAGGAGATGATCGAACGCTATCACGACACGCCCCACTCGGTCGTCGACGGCTCCCTTCCACTGCGCAATCTATACGGGAAATTCCCCGAGTTCATGGATGTCATGGCGATCATCCGCAATATTTACGGCGATGATTTCATGGAGATTTTCGAAGCTTCATTCAAAAACATCGAGAACCGTTTCAATGAGGAAAACCACGTTTTAACCGAGAATAAAAACGGCTGA
- a CDS encoding YtxH domain-containing protein, whose amino-acid sequence MKVTNFFAGLGAGLIAGAVTAVLSTPKSGEELRTSIKSSGSEWKESMNELKARINELKESINHLTEESKTQVPEAVDGLKASLQSWQEGTAPAKEHLQLEIKAIQNSIEQLQAAISKDKDAEEKKKDKPTKIDPKKAENKDDSETA is encoded by the coding sequence ATGAAAGTTACGAATTTTTTTGCAGGCCTTGGTGCCGGACTAATCGCTGGTGCCGTAACAGCCGTCCTCTCCACTCCTAAATCCGGTGAGGAATTGCGCACTTCCATCAAATCGAGCGGCTCGGAATGGAAAGAATCGATGAACGAGCTGAAAGCCCGCATCAATGAATTAAAAGAATCGATCAACCACTTGACGGAAGAATCGAAAACACAAGTTCCAGAAGCCGTAGATGGCTTGAAAGCATCCCTCCAATCTTGGCAGGAAGGCACAGCGCCAGCGAAAGAACATTTGCAGTTGGAAATCAAAGCAATCCAGAACTCCATCGAGCAGCTGCAGGCGGCGATCAGCAAAGATAAAGACGCGGAAGAGAAGAAAAAAGACAAACCGACGAAAATCGACCCAAAAAAAGCGGAAAATAAGGACGATTCTGAGACAGCTTGA
- a CDS encoding tryptophan transporter, which yields MNTKNLVLMALLVSVGATLYVMIPGINGGMKPDFMLTMMFIGILLFRDVKSVFLLAVTTGIISGLFSSFPGGFFPNIIDKFVTAFVFFALVSLLKKHAAKLPVGIALAAFGTVLSGTIFLSAAIFILGADIPFTLLLATVVVPATIMNGVAFAVMFPIVTGLMKRSNFQSSTAAQAR from the coding sequence ATGAATACGAAAAATCTTGTGTTAATGGCGCTGCTTGTCAGTGTCGGTGCAACATTGTATGTAATGATCCCAGGAATTAACGGCGGGATGAAACCCGACTTTATGCTGACGATGATGTTTATCGGCATCTTGCTGTTCCGTGACGTGAAAAGCGTCTTTTTGCTCGCTGTCACCACCGGAATTATTTCCGGATTGTTTTCAAGCTTTCCGGGAGGCTTTTTCCCGAATATCATCGATAAATTCGTCACCGCATTCGTCTTTTTCGCGCTCGTGTCGTTATTGAAAAAGCATGCCGCCAAGTTGCCGGTTGGCATTGCGCTCGCTGCTTTTGGAACAGTACTGTCAGGAACCATTTTCCTGTCGGCCGCGATCTTCATCCTAGGCGCGGATATTCCGTTCACGCTGCTGCTTGCAACAGTCGTCGTTCCGGCAACTATCATGAATGGCGTTGCCTTTGCGGTCATGTTCCCGATTGTCACAGGGCTCATGAAGCGCTCGAACTTCCAAAGTTCTACAGCCGCGCAGGCTCGCTAA
- a CDS encoding HIT family protein, translated as MSDCIFCKIIAGDIPSVKVYEDEHVYAFMDIMPLSKGHTLLIPKTHREFVYDMAPEEAAQLFSVAPKIASAIKETFEPEGMNLLNNNGPKAGQSVFHFHLHFIPRYGASDGFGAKWMTKEKEYTTEKIQELAEQVKSKLASEA; from the coding sequence ATGAGCGATTGCATTTTTTGCAAAATCATTGCAGGGGATATCCCGAGCGTCAAAGTGTACGAGGACGAGCATGTCTATGCCTTTATGGACATCATGCCTTTATCAAAAGGGCATACGCTGCTGATCCCGAAAACCCATCGCGAGTTTGTCTACGACATGGCGCCGGAAGAAGCTGCTCAATTGTTCAGCGTAGCGCCGAAGATCGCCAGCGCCATCAAAGAAACCTTCGAACCCGAAGGCATGAATTTGTTGAACAATAATGGACCAAAAGCTGGGCAAAGCGTCTTCCATTTCCATCTTCATTTCATTCCGCGCTACGGCGCAAGCGATGGGTTCGGCGCCAAGTGGATGACTAAAGAAAAAGAGTACACCACAGAGAAGATTCAGGAACTTGCTGAACAAGTGAAATCCAAGCTAGCCTCTGAGGCTTGA
- a CDS encoding ABC transporter ATP-binding protein: MAILEVENLTGGYTRKPVLKDVSFSIEKGELVGLIGLNGAGKSTTIKHIIGIMQPKSGSIRLNGRTFAEDIDAYRSAFSYIPETPVLYEELTLREHLELTAMAYGLEQEVFEQRSAALLKEFRMEKRLKWFPSHFSKGMRQKVMIMSAFLVDPDLYIIDEPFVGLDPLGIKSLLDQMEQQKRSGASVLMSTHILSTAERYCDRIILLHNGRVRAIGTMPELRQAFGMPDASLDDLYIAMTEDDDNEEPA; this comes from the coding sequence GTGGCAATATTGGAAGTAGAAAATTTAACGGGCGGCTATACAAGAAAGCCCGTGTTAAAAGACGTGAGTTTTTCAATAGAGAAAGGCGAATTGGTCGGCTTGATCGGTTTGAACGGGGCGGGGAAGAGTACGACCATCAAGCATATCATCGGCATCATGCAGCCAAAGTCCGGTTCGATCCGACTCAATGGCCGGACGTTCGCGGAAGATATCGATGCTTACCGTTCCGCTTTTTCCTATATTCCGGAAACGCCTGTGTTGTACGAAGAATTGACCTTGCGCGAACATCTCGAACTGACAGCGATGGCTTATGGCTTAGAACAAGAGGTGTTCGAACAGCGTTCCGCAGCTTTATTGAAGGAATTCCGCATGGAAAAGCGGCTGAAATGGTTTCCGTCCCATTTCTCAAAAGGGATGCGCCAGAAAGTTATGATCATGAGTGCATTTCTTGTCGATCCCGATTTGTACATCATCGATGAACCCTTCGTCGGGCTCGACCCGCTAGGCATCAAATCGCTGCTTGACCAGATGGAACAGCAAAAGCGCAGCGGCGCGTCAGTGCTCATGTCGACCCATATCCTGTCGACTGCAGAACGCTATTGCGACCGGATCATCCTGCTCCACAACGGGCGTGTGCGGGCGATCGGCACGATGCCGGAGCTGCGCCAGGCATTCGGCATGCCGGATGCCTCACTCGATGACCTGTATATTGCGATGACCGAGGATGACGACAATGAAGAACCTGCATGA
- a CDS encoding ABC transporter permease — translation MKNLHEVWNKRLRRYTTEVQNYLKFIVTGHIAVVMLFAIGAAGYAYSEWVQNVPPEFPAALLMAVLFGALLSYSPPVTLLKQADSVYLLPLESRLDEYLKPALRWTYVSQLYLPIVVFVVSLPLINALYGLPSSYLIGFPILLLLVKWWNVRSEFHFRKSDEGHKVWLERAVRFLLVAGFVWSYVDGWIVVSAVFLFAMIFYGKWLERRAAGKAFPYGHFIELEENRMLRFYQFANYFTDVPHLKGKVRERRWLNPVYRLIKSKASNAHLYLVSRTFIRSDELFFLWVRLTLIILVGAWLIPFQIAIALFAGALAFASTIQLWQGLNQSQHFRMDQLFPLSTHSREKAVWSWVLAVQLIQTAAASILLLALGQFATALLIAAVIAVVSVVTLAGARRKSAQLNKRK, via the coding sequence ATGAAGAACCTGCATGAAGTGTGGAACAAGCGGCTCCGGCGTTATACGACGGAAGTCCAGAACTATTTAAAATTCATCGTCACCGGCCATATTGCAGTTGTCATGCTGTTCGCCATCGGGGCGGCCGGTTACGCTTACAGCGAATGGGTGCAAAATGTGCCGCCTGAATTTCCGGCAGCGCTATTGATGGCTGTGCTATTCGGGGCGCTATTGTCTTACAGCCCGCCGGTGACCTTATTGAAGCAAGCGGACAGCGTTTACCTATTGCCGCTTGAAAGCCGGCTTGATGAATATCTGAAACCGGCACTTCGCTGGACTTATGTGTCGCAATTGTATTTGCCGATTGTGGTCTTCGTCGTCTCCTTGCCGCTCATCAACGCCTTATACGGCTTGCCCTCGTCTTATTTGATCGGGTTCCCGATTCTATTGCTGCTCGTGAAGTGGTGGAATGTCAGGAGCGAGTTTCATTTTCGGAAATCCGATGAAGGGCACAAAGTGTGGCTCGAGCGCGCGGTCCGGTTCCTGCTCGTTGCTGGATTTGTGTGGTCGTATGTCGACGGCTGGATTGTTGTTTCGGCAGTCTTTTTGTTCGCGATGATTTTCTACGGCAAATGGCTCGAACGCCGCGCTGCGGGAAAAGCATTCCCATACGGGCATTTCATCGAATTGGAAGAAAACCGCATGCTGCGCTTTTACCAGTTCGCCAATTATTTCACCGACGTCCCGCATTTGAAAGGGAAGGTGAGGGAGCGCCGATGGCTCAACCCGGTTTATCGTTTGATCAAGAGCAAAGCGTCCAATGCCCATTTGTATTTGGTGAGCCGGACGTTCATTCGTTCGGATGAGCTGTTCTTTCTATGGGTGCGGTTGACGCTGATCATCCTGGTCGGCGCTTGGCTTATCCCGTTCCAAATCGCCATCGCTTTATTTGCCGGGGCATTGGCGTTCGCTTCCACGATCCAATTGTGGCAAGGCTTGAATCAGTCCCAGCATTTCCGCATGGACCAATTGTTTCCGCTTAGCACGCATAGCCGCGAAAAAGCGGTATGGAGTTGGGTGCTCGCGGTCCAGTTGATCCAAACTGCAGCGGCATCGATCCTGCTGCTGGCACTCGGACAGTTTGCAACAGCGCTACTTATTGCGGCAGTCATAGCCGTCGTTTCGGTCGTGACGCTTGCAGGCGCCAGAAGAAAATCGGCACAGCTGAACAAACGAAAATAA
- a CDS encoding M20 metallopeptidase family protein, whose amino-acid sequence MIEKIFAELDNAYPEMVDIRRHLHMNPEPSFHETKTAKYIRDFYEDLGIDIRHGVGGNGVIATIRGSKPGKTVALRADFDALPIQDQKETSYKSTVPNVVHACGHDGHTATLLVLGKILHGLRDELPGTYVLIHQHAEELAPGGAKPMIEDGALDGVDVIFGTHLWSTTPFGRIDYRTGPIMAAADRFEITVQGRGGHGAMPHETVDAVVTGAQLVTSLQQLVARRVDPLESAVLTIASFIAENPFNIIADQSKLNGTVRSFTEETRTLMEQEMERVAKGTAIATNSDIDFKFHRGYPPVVTHEKETEFLRDLAEDVPGVTEVFNCPPQMGGEDFAYYLEEIPGTFFFTGAMPDGEVYPHHHPKFDFKEEAMLIAAKTLGKAAVTCHE is encoded by the coding sequence ATGATTGAGAAGATATTTGCTGAGCTTGATAACGCCTACCCAGAGATGGTGGACATCCGCCGCCACTTGCACATGAATCCAGAGCCGTCATTCCACGAAACTAAAACCGCTAAATACATCCGTGACTTCTATGAAGATCTCGGTATCGATATCCGCCATGGCGTGGGAGGCAATGGCGTCATCGCGACGATCCGCGGCTCAAAACCCGGCAAGACAGTCGCCTTGCGCGCCGATTTTGACGCCCTGCCAATTCAGGACCAGAAAGAAACCAGCTATAAATCCACTGTACCGAATGTGGTACATGCTTGCGGACACGACGGCCATACGGCGACCTTGCTCGTTCTTGGCAAAATCCTCCACGGGCTGCGTGACGAACTCCCTGGCACGTACGTGCTCATTCACCAGCATGCAGAAGAGCTTGCGCCAGGCGGTGCGAAACCGATGATCGAAGACGGTGCGCTTGATGGGGTCGACGTTATCTTCGGCACCCATCTTTGGTCGACGACGCCATTCGGACGGATCGATTACCGGACTGGCCCGATCATGGCAGCTGCAGACCGCTTTGAAATCACTGTACAAGGGCGCGGCGGCCACGGCGCGATGCCACACGAAACTGTCGATGCCGTCGTGACAGGGGCGCAACTTGTCACTAGCCTGCAGCAGCTTGTCGCTCGTCGCGTGGACCCGCTCGAGTCTGCAGTACTCACGATCGCATCATTCATTGCAGAAAACCCGTTCAATATCATTGCCGACCAATCAAAACTGAACGGGACGGTCAGATCCTTCACCGAAGAAACGCGCACCCTTATGGAGCAGGAAATGGAGCGCGTCGCTAAAGGCACGGCCATCGCGACCAATAGCGACATCGACTTTAAATTCCACCGGGGCTACCCGCCGGTCGTCACTCACGAAAAGGAAACAGAATTCCTGAGAGACCTTGCTGAAGATGTGCCCGGTGTAACTGAAGTCTTCAATTGCCCGCCGCAAATGGGCGGCGAGGATTTCGCCTACTACCTTGAAGAAATTCCAGGCACGTTTTTCTTTACCGGTGCAATGCCGGACGGCGAAGTCTATCCCCACCACCATCCGAAATTCGATTTTAAAGAAGAAGCGATGTTGATAGCTGCGAAAACGCTTGGCAAAGCTGCTGTCACTTGCCACGAATAA
- a CDS encoding sodium:calcium antiporter produces the protein MVFIYFLLAAAVTVFAAIKLSQYADVISEKSAMGGMMVGTLLLAGATSLPEISTSFSAAAIGNADIAVGNMIGSNLFNLFILAGFDLLLNRRRMLERASKDHTYSSLLGIFLTVLLLLALWLRTDITFLGIGLDSLAIGITYIVGMLIINKLPNLDTIDMDDEPVDAKAPKNPSAHLSPKHAGIRFAIVALVIMAAGTALSITGDEIAVVTGIGSSFVGSFLVAAATSLPEAISVFVALRLSNVNMAVGAVLGSNIFNMVILALSDPIYVEGSILAEVSGANFIIATAVLIMSVLIMFSLYRPKTTSTWAYSLPSILVIIIYFVASYLNFTY, from the coding sequence TTGGTATTTATTTATTTTCTGCTGGCTGCGGCAGTCACCGTGTTCGCTGCCATTAAACTGTCCCAGTATGCGGACGTCATCAGTGAAAAATCAGCGATGGGCGGCATGATGGTCGGTACGCTCCTGCTTGCTGGTGCCACCAGTCTCCCAGAAATCTCCACAAGCTTCTCGGCAGCTGCGATCGGCAATGCCGATATCGCAGTCGGCAATATGATTGGTTCGAACTTGTTCAATTTATTTATTTTAGCCGGATTCGATTTGCTGTTGAACCGACGCCGCATGCTCGAGCGGGCATCTAAGGACCATACCTATTCTTCTCTGCTCGGCATCTTCCTGACCGTGCTATTGCTCTTGGCATTATGGCTGCGTACTGATATCACATTCCTCGGGATCGGCCTTGATTCGCTGGCGATCGGCATCACCTATATAGTCGGGATGTTGATCATCAATAAATTGCCGAACTTGGATACGATCGATATGGATGATGAGCCGGTCGATGCCAAAGCGCCGAAAAACCCGAGCGCCCATTTATCGCCGAAACACGCAGGCATCCGTTTCGCGATTGTGGCTTTAGTCATCATGGCAGCAGGGACTGCCCTGTCCATCACGGGTGATGAAATTGCGGTCGTGACAGGAATCGGTTCCAGCTTTGTCGGCAGTTTCCTGGTGGCCGCGGCCACTTCCCTGCCTGAAGCAATTTCTGTGTTCGTCGCGCTCCGCCTGTCGAATGTCAATATGGCAGTCGGTGCTGTCCTCGGAAGCAATATCTTCAACATGGTCATCTTGGCATTGTCAGACCCGATTTACGTAGAGGGGTCGATTCTTGCTGAAGTATCAGGTGCCAATTTCATTATTGCCACTGCCGTGCTCATCATGAGCGTATTGATCATGTTCTCGCTCTACAGACCAAAGACCACTTCTACCTGGGCGTATAGCCTACCGTCCATTTTGGTTATCATTATTTATTTCGTCGCTTCTTATCTCAATTTCACTTACTGA
- a CDS encoding antibiotic biosynthesis monooxygenase family protein, translated as MNIYMTTGTYEFMKKMREKHADETMVLMQGENTTLLLHETEGKSIFQTPRRFEVVDGTGEFREKGFFVMNNIPVADEGRPVFEHRFKNRAGAIENEPGYVAFRVLRPLDSDTYVVLTEWESPAFYEKWKESQAFAKAHSEKPQEEAEKPRANIFSGSSYVTMYKAKPEEDA; from the coding sequence ATGAATATTTATATGACGACAGGAACTTACGAATTTATGAAAAAAATGCGTGAAAAGCATGCGGATGAAACAATGGTGCTGATGCAAGGCGAAAACACGACTTTGCTATTGCACGAGACCGAAGGGAAATCCATTTTCCAAACTCCTCGCCGCTTTGAAGTGGTCGATGGCACGGGCGAGTTCCGCGAAAAAGGATTTTTCGTCATGAACAATATCCCGGTTGCCGACGAAGGGCGGCCTGTTTTTGAGCACCGCTTCAAGAACCGTGCCGGCGCGATTGAAAACGAGCCCGGATATGTCGCTTTCCGCGTCTTGCGGCCGCTCGATTCCGACACGTATGTCGTCTTGACCGAATGGGAATCACCGGCATTCTATGAGAAATGGAAAGAATCACAAGCTTTTGCCAAAGCACATTCCGAAAAACCACAGGAAGAAGCGGAAAAACCGCGCGCCAATATCTTCTCCGGTTCTTCTTACGTTACCATGTATAAAGCGAAACCCGAAGAAGATGCGTGA
- the hemE gene encoding uroporphyrinogen decarboxylase, with amino-acid sequence MTFNDTYLRAARGEKTDHVPVWYMRQAGRSQPEYRKIKEKYSLEEITHQPELCAYVTKLPVDQYDVDAAILYKDIVTPLPAIGVDVKIKGGVGPVISNPIRTKADIDRLGEINPEQDVDYVLKTIKILTEEQLNVPLIGFSGAPFTLASYMIEGGPSKSYNKTKAMMVSEPEMWFALMDKLADTIIPYVKAQIHAGAKAIQIFDSWVGALNVEDYRIFIKPVMDRIFKEIGEEGVPMTIFGVGASHLANEWHDLPVDVVGLDWRLPITEARERGLTKALMGNFDPSYLLADWSVIEERTKRILDMGMQNDGYIFNLGHGVFPEVQPDTLKRLTAFVHEYSAAYKQQN; translated from the coding sequence ATGACTTTTAATGATACGTACCTGCGCGCAGCGCGTGGAGAGAAGACCGATCATGTACCGGTATGGTATATGCGCCAGGCTGGGCGTTCACAGCCAGAATACCGCAAGATCAAAGAGAAATATTCGTTGGAAGAAATCACGCATCAGCCGGAACTTTGCGCTTACGTCACGAAGCTGCCGGTCGACCAATATGACGTCGACGCAGCGATTCTTTACAAAGATATCGTGACACCGCTTCCAGCCATTGGGGTGGACGTCAAGATCAAAGGCGGCGTCGGGCCGGTCATCAGCAATCCGATCCGCACAAAAGCGGACATCGACCGCCTCGGTGAAATCAATCCTGAGCAGGATGTCGACTACGTGCTGAAGACAATCAAGATTTTGACTGAAGAGCAATTGAACGTGCCGCTCATCGGTTTTTCCGGCGCGCCGTTCACGCTCGCGAGCTATATGATCGAAGGCGGCCCATCGAAGAGCTATAACAAAACGAAAGCGATGATGGTATCAGAACCGGAAATGTGGTTTGCGCTCATGGACAAACTGGCCGACACGATCATCCCTTACGTAAAGGCACAGATCCATGCCGGTGCAAAAGCGATCCAGATTTTCGACTCATGGGTCGGCGCATTGAATGTGGAAGATTACCGCATTTTCATCAAACCGGTCATGGACCGCATCTTCAAAGAAATTGGCGAAGAAGGCGTGCCGATGACGATTTTTGGCGTCGGTGCAAGCCACCTGGCGAATGAATGGCATGACCTGCCGGTAGATGTGGTAGGACTGGATTGGCGTTTGCCGATCACCGAAGCACGTGAAAGAGGCTTGACGAAAGCCTTGATGGGCAACTTCGACCCGTCTTATTTGCTGGCGGATTGGTCTGTCATCGAAGAACGCACGAAAAGAATCCTGGATATGGGCATGCAAAATGATGGCTATATCTTTAACCTTGGACACGGGGTCTTCCCAGAAGTGCAGCCGGACACGCTGAAGCGTCTGACGGCATTTGTCCATGAATACAGTGCAGCTTATAAACAACAGAACTAA
- the hemH gene encoding ferrochelatase, with the protein MMKKTMGLLVMAYGTPYSEDDIERYYTHIRRGRKPSEEALQDLKDRYKAIGGISPLARITEDQANGLCDRLNELQDDIEFKMYLGLKHIEPFVEDGVEEMKKDGIEEAISIVLAPHFSTFSVKSYNGRAKETADKLGIKLTSVESWYTEPKFIQFWSEKVSAAFAEMSEQERAKSCLIVSAHSLPEKIIANGDPYPDQLKETADLIAEAAGVENYEIGWQSAGQTPEPWIGPDVQDLTRELHEEKGYNSFVYTPVGFITDHLEVLYDNDYECKVVCDEIGATYRRPEMPNVDPLFIDGMANVVLNKLNEN; encoded by the coding sequence GTGATGAAAAAGACAATGGGATTATTGGTAATGGCGTATGGTACGCCGTATTCTGAAGATGACATCGAGCGCTACTACACGCATATTCGCCGCGGCCGCAAGCCGAGCGAAGAAGCGTTGCAGGATTTGAAAGACCGCTACAAAGCGATCGGCGGCATTTCACCGCTGGCTAGAATTACAGAAGACCAAGCGAATGGCTTGTGTGACCGTTTGAACGAATTGCAGGATGACATCGAGTTCAAAATGTATCTCGGCTTGAAGCATATCGAGCCATTCGTGGAAGACGGCGTGGAAGAGATGAAAAAAGACGGCATCGAAGAAGCGATTTCAATCGTTCTTGCGCCGCATTTCTCGACATTCTCCGTTAAATCCTATAACGGCCGTGCAAAAGAAACAGCCGATAAACTCGGCATCAAGCTGACTTCAGTGGAAAGCTGGTACACAGAGCCGAAATTCATCCAATTCTGGAGCGAGAAAGTAAGCGCGGCATTTGCTGAAATGTCAGAACAAGAACGCGCGAAATCCTGCCTGATCGTCTCTGCGCATTCCCTGCCGGAGAAAATCATCGCAAATGGCGATCCGTACCCAGACCAATTGAAAGAAACAGCGGACTTGATCGCCGAAGCGGCGGGCGTTGAAAACTATGAAATCGGCTGGCAAAGTGCTGGGCAGACGCCAGAGCCATGGATCGGGCCAGACGTCCAGGATTTGACGCGCGAGTTGCACGAAGAAAAAGGCTATAACTCATTCGTCTACACGCCAGTAGGTTTCATTACAGACCATTTGGAAGTCTTGTACGATAATGACTACGAATGTAAAGTCGTCTGTGATGAAATCGGCGCAACATACCGCCGTCCGGAAATGCCGAACGTCGACCCATTGTTTATCGATGGAATGGCCAATGTCGTCTTGAATAAATTAAACGAAAACTAA
- a CDS encoding FixH family protein, whose translation MKKWIALMLVLLLAACGEEDSSAGAGELPQEVEVEFNTQETADPGEEMLLSATVTQGTEAVEDADEVVFEVWQSGARDNSEMLEASHTQDGVYEYAWTAGEEGLYFIQAHTTARRMHVMPKMELTIGNPDPETIVPDDSEDADAMEKMGH comes from the coding sequence ATGAAAAAGTGGATCGCTCTGATGCTGGTATTGCTGTTGGCAGCATGTGGCGAAGAAGATTCATCGGCTGGTGCGGGAGAATTGCCGCAGGAAGTGGAAGTCGAATTCAATACACAAGAAACCGCCGACCCTGGCGAAGAAATGTTGCTATCGGCCACTGTCACGCAAGGCACAGAGGCGGTAGAAGATGCGGATGAAGTGGTCTTTGAAGTATGGCAATCGGGAGCTCGTGACAATAGCGAGATGCTAGAGGCAAGCCATACGCAAGACGGGGTTTACGAATATGCATGGACGGCAGGAGAAGAAGGGCTGTATTTCATCCAAGCCCATACAACGGCCCGTCGCATGCACGTTATGCCGAAAATGGAATTGACGATAGGCAATCCGGACCCTGAAACGATTGTGCCTGATGATAGCGAAGATGCAGATGCCATGGAAAAGATGGGTCATTGA
- the yhfH gene encoding protein YhfH, with the protein MIENVVEFFKNLPPKQCATCGEKIEEQHECYGNHCQTCNEI; encoded by the coding sequence ATGATTGAGAACGTAGTCGAATTCTTCAAGAACTTGCCCCCGAAACAGTGTGCCACTTGCGGAGAGAAAATCGAAGAGCAGCACGAGTGCTACGGCAATCACTGCCAGACCTGTAACGAAATCTAA